The proteins below are encoded in one region of Candidatus Micrarchaeia archaeon:
- a CDS encoding elongation factor 1-beta — protein sequence MGKVAVSMKIFLEDQSKLGETLEAVKKLVDVKSSKTEDIGFGITALKILFVMDDQGGMESVEEKIASIPNVSQAQTEDVSLL from the coding sequence ATGGGAAAAGTCGCAGTCTCGATGAAAATTTTCCTTGAGGACCAGTCCAAGCTCGGCGAAACGCTGGAAGCGGTGAAAAAGCTGGTTGATGTAAAAAGCTCCAAGACCGAGGACATAGGATTCGGCATAACCGCGCTCAAAATCCTCTTCGTGATGGACGACCAGGGCGGCATGGAATCTGTGGAGGAAAAAATAGCGTCCATACCGAACGTGAGCCAGGCCCAGACCGAGGACGTGAGCCTCCTCTGA